The region AGCCTGTATGATTTCTTCTCTGGAATTCATGACAAAAGGGCCATGAGGATAAATAGGCTCATTCAGCGGCTGTCCGCTGATGATTAAAACAACAGCATCTTCGGCTGCTTCAATGGTAAAACTTTCGCCTTCATTTTTAAATAAAGCCAAATGATCTGTGGTTGCTTTATCTTCATTATTTATCACAATACTTCCTTCAATGACTAAAGCTGCCGTATTAAAATTTGCCGGAAAGTCAAAGGTTGCTTTTCCTCCTTTTTTCAGTTTGGCATTCATCATATGTACCGGACTGAAGGTGGTTGCAGGACCTTGCTGATCCTGATAGGTTCCGGCAATAATTTCTACAAATCCGTTTTCGCCCAGATCCACTTTTTTCATATCAGAGTTTTTAATGGACTGATATTTTGGATCGCTCATTTTATCCGTTGCCGGAAGATTAACCCAAAGCTGAACCATCTGGAAAATTCCTCCTTCTTTTGCCCATTCTGTCTCATGATATTCTTTGTGAAGAACACCTTTTGCAGCGGTCATCCATTGTACATCTCCTTCGCCGATAATTCCTCCACCTCCTGCGCTGTCATGGTGCTGTACTTTTCCCTGATATGCTATAGTTACAGTTTCAAAACCTCTGTGAGGATGCACTCCTACACCTCTTGGTCTTTCAGTTCCGTTGAAATGAAATTTGGAATTGTAATCAAGCATAATGAAAGGATCCATTCTTTTCATATCCATTCCGCTGACTCCGGGAATGAAATTATGAACTCTGAAACCGTCACCCACAAAATGGGCTGGCTTCGGAGCTGCTATCATTTCTACCTTTTTAGTTGCCATATTAT is a window of Candidatus Chryseobacterium colombiense DNA encoding:
- a CDS encoding pirin family protein is translated as MATKKVEMIAAPKPAHFVGDGFRVHNFIPGVSGMDMKRMDPFIMLDYNSKFHFNGTERPRGVGVHPHRGFETVTIAYQGKVQHHDSAGGGGIIGEGDVQWMTAAKGVLHKEYHETEWAKEGGIFQMVQLWVNLPATDKMSDPKYQSIKNSDMKKVDLGENGFVEIIAGTYQDQQGPATTFSPVHMMNAKLKKGGKATFDFPANFNTAALVIEGSIVINNEDKATTDHLALFKNEGESFTIEAAEDAVVLIISGQPLNEPIYPHGPFVMNSREEIIQAFEDYNLGKFGYLAD